Part of the Paludisphaera borealis genome, GCGCGAAGCGTCGGTCGCCGCCTCCCAGGCCAGCCCCGCCGCCGTTCCAACGCCGGCCGCCGATCGATCGCCCGATGTGTCGAGTGCTAAGAAATTCATGGAATTCCAAGAGTTTCGGGGTCGTGCGCGAAATCGAGCGCGCCGCCGACGCCGCCGTCGCCCAGGTTTCGACTCAATCTATGGAGAGTGGCGCGCGCCTGTGCGACCCCGACGATCCTACCCCGTCTGAGAAAAACTTCACGAGCCCTGAATCACGAATCGGCCTTTGCGAGGTAATATCCTAGTATCGGGGTGCGTTTCCAGTTGCTGGAGGCGGAGACGTCGCGTCCTTGAAACAGGAAGGCTCCGCAACTTGATTCCATCAATTGGTGGACTTGACCGGCAAGCGCTCTTCCCTCTATCTTTATAATAGATTCCAATCACAGACGGACCCGGCGTCCTCTCGACCTCGCAGCTCCGGCCGGGATCGGACGTGTGGATCTTGCATGTATCCAAATCCCCTCCTCTATCCGGAGGATCGTCCTCGGTGCGCCGCGCCTTAATCAGTGATATTCATGGCAACCTCGAAGCCCTCGAGACGGTCCTGAGCGATATTGAAGCCCAGGGGATCAAAGAGATCTACTGCCTGGGCGACATCATCGGCTACGGCCCTAACCCGCGCGAGTGCATCGACCGGGTGATCGACAACTGCCAGGTCACCCTGCTCGGCAACCACGACCAGGGGGCCATGTTCGATCCCGACGGCTTCAACATCGGAGCCGAACGCGCCATCTTCTGGACCCGCGGCCAGCTTGAGAACGCCGTCGACCGCTCGAACAACGAGCGGCGATGGGAATTTCTCGGCGACCTCCCCCGGTCGCACCGCCAGCCGCCGTTCCTGTTCGTCCACGGGTCGCCGCGCAACCCGCTGAGCGAGTACATCTTCCCCGAGGACATCTACAACCACCGCAAGATGGACCGGCTGTTCCAGCTCGTCGATCAATACTGCTTCCAGGGCCACACCCACGTGCCGGGCGTGTTCACCGAGAGCTTCCAGTTCTTCGCCCCCGAAGAGATCGACAACGAATACACGCTGGGGGAAGGCAAGCTCCTGATCAACGTCGGCTCGGTCGGCCAGCCCCGCGACGGCGACCCGCGCGCCTGCTACGTGATCCTCGACGATGGGCGCCCGAACGGCGGCGAGGCGGATTCCAATGCCGCCAACGGACCCGGCCCCGGGCCCGGACAGTCGCCGCGGATCACCTATCGCCGCGTCGCTTACGACTTCGAGAAGACCATCCAGAAAATCTACGCAGTCGCCGAACTCGAGCCCTTCCTCGGCGACCGACTGCGCCAGGGACGGTAGTCCGCCGGCCTATCTCCCGCCGGCGCGCAAGAGACTGCGCCTTGCCAAGCCGGCGGTCCATCGCGACAATCGAGTGATCGATTTTCGGGCATCCTTGCTGCAATGATCCGGGCTCGCCCTTGCGGTCCGAAGCAGGCTGGTCCGTCCCCGTCGCATTCGACTCGCCTTGCCAACGGCTCCAGGGATTCGGTTCATGAGTAATGAGAGACGCTTCGCTCTTTTCGCCGTGGTGACGTTCGGCTGGCTCGTGGGGGGCCAATACCTCCTCCAGGCTCTCGGGCTGGCCTCAGCCACGAAGAAGGCCCCCGCCAACGTCGCCAAGGCGGCCGAGGACGCGGCCAAGAAAGCATTCGACGAGAAGAAGGCCGAACGGCCCAAACCCGACGAAGCTCAAGGTGTCGCCAAGGCGAAGGATCAACTCGCCCCCGAAAAAAAGGCCGACGCCGACAAGCCGAAGGTGGCGCTGGTCCCCCCCGGCGAGCTCGTGATGGGCTCGCTCGCCGACAAGTCGCCGACCGGCTACCACCTCGAAGTCCAGCTCGAACAGAAAGGCGCGGGAGTCGATTCGGTCTTCTCGTCGCAGTTCGACGCCGATTTCGAGGCGCGGAAGAACCCCCACAAGCCGCTGGCGTTGATCCGCCGCGACACGGCCTGGCCCCCCTCGCTGGCCCTGACCCTCAGCCCTCCCGACTCGTTCGGCCAGGGGGCGCCCTTGCCCCTGGCGGACCGCGAGAAGGCTGAAAACGAGGCCGACGCCCCGGCCGCGCCGCCGTCGGAAGACCTGCTCGACGCCCAGCTCTGGGAAGTCGTTCGTGACAACGAGGGCCGCGCCGTCCGGCCGCTGAAGCGCGACGCCGAGGCCGGCAAGCCCGCCGTCGAGGGGCAAGCGGTCGTCTTCAAGACCGTCGCCGACAACGGCGTCGTCGTGACCAAGACGTTCCGGCTCTGGCAGGCCGCCGACGGCTTCGAGGTCGAGCTGCGCTTCGAGAGCCCCGACAAGGAACGCTCGTTCGTCTACAACCTGTTCGGCCCCCACGGAATCCTGATCGAGGGCGACTGGTACACGACCACCTTCCGCGACGTCTTCTTCGGCACGACCGACAAGGGGGCGAGCGGCCTGGAGACGTACTCGGCCGACGTCGTCGCCAAGGACCCCGCCAAGGCCACGAGTACGTCCCTGCCGCTGCGGTTCACCGGCATCGAGAACCAGTACTTCGCCATCCTGGCCGCCCCGGTCCCCACGCCCAAGACCCAGGAAGAGCGGCTCGAACGCGAGACGAAGGCGGTCCTACTCCACCGCGATCCGGCGCTCCACAAGTCGGACGTGGGCGTGCGGATCACCTCGAAGCCGGTCGTCGTCGGTCCCAACCTGGCCCACACGCACACCTTCAATGTGTTCGCCGGCCCCAAGACGTCCGAGGCCCTCGCGCCCTACGGCGCAGAAGACCTGGCTTCGTACCGCAAGAGCTGGATTCCCGCCGCCCCCTGGATCGCCCGGGTCCTGATCACGCCGACCCTGTCGTTCACGTACAAGATCACCGAGGTCGTCGGCAAGTTCTTCGGCGGCAGTCGCGGCAACGCCGGCGTCGCCATCATCCTCCTGACCTTGATGGTCAAGATGATGATGTTCCCGCTGGGACGCAAGCAGGCCCTGATGGCCCAGCGCAGCCAGCAGCTTCAGCCGTACCTCAAGGAGATCCAGGAGAAGTACAAGGAAGACAAGGAACGCCTGACCAAGGAGACCTTCGCGCTTTACAAGAAGCACGGGGTGAACCCTGTCAGCGGCTGCTTGCCCGCCTTGATCCAGCTCCCGATCTTCGTCGGCCTCTGGCAGGCGCTCAACACGTCGATCTCGCTCCGGCACGCGCCGTTCTTGTGGATCAACAACCTCGCCGCGCCCGACATGCTCTTCAAATTCCCGTTCGAGATCACGTTCCTTGGCTGGTGGTTCAACCTGCTGCCGATCATCGTGGTCGCGGTGATGCTCGTGCAGACCAAGTTGTTCTCGCCCCCGGCGACGACCCCCGAAGCCGAGATGCAGCAGAAGACCATGAAGTACATGATGGTCTTCATGGCCGTGATGTTCTACAAGGTGCCCGCCGGCCTGGGATTGTACTTCATCACCAGCAGCCTATGGTCGATCGGCGAGCGTCTGCTGCTGCCCAAGATCACCCATGAAGCCCCGCCGGCCCCGGACAAGGGTGACGAGGGTTCCAACGGGTCTGCTCCGGCGACGCCCAAGCCCCCCAGCGGCATCGCGAAGTTCTGGACCCGGATTCTCGACGAGGCCCGCAAGGACCCGACCTACCGCAAGATGGTCGACGACCGCGACGGCGGCGCCGGCTCCAAGAGCAAGGACCGCCCCAACGGCGCCAACGACCGCCGCGACCGCGATCGAGGCAAGCCCCGCGCCCGCCCGGGACGGAAATGAGCTGACCAAATAGGAAGGGAGCGCGGCGACCGTGCTTTCGGCGTTTGATCCCGAAGACACGATCGCCGCGACGGCCAGCCCTCCGGGCGCGGGCCTGCGCGGGCTCGTCCGGTTGTCCGGACCGGCCGCCTGGCGGATCGCTCTCGGCGGGTTCAAGCCTGAAAACCCCGGGCCGCCCCGACGGTCGCCCCAGGTCGTCGCCGGGGTTTACCGACTTCCCGGCCTGCGCCCGCCGCTTCCGGCCAGCGTCGCGCTCTGGCCGGGGCCTCGAACGTACACCGGTCAAGAGCTGGCCGAGATCCACGCGCCGGGCTCGCCGCCGCTGCTCGCTTTGCTGCTCGGACACTGCCTCGACCGCGGCGCGCGGCACGCTCAGCCGGGCGAGTTCACGCTGCGAGCCTTCCTATCAGGCCGGATCGACCTGACGCGGGCCGAGGCCGTTCTCGGGGTGATCGACGCCCGCAATCAGGGGCAGCTCGACGCCGCCCTCGAACAGCTTGCTGGCGGCCTTTCGACGCCGATCACAGCCCTGCGCGATCGCCTGCTCGACCTCCTCGCCCACCTGGAAGCCAACCTCGACTTCGTCGATGAGGCCGACGTCGATCCCCTCGCCCGCGCCGAGCTGGCCGACGAGCTGGACGACGGGGCCAAAACGCTCGACCTCCTCGCCGGCCGGCTGGGAAGCCGCGACCGTTCGGCCGGGCATCCTCGGGTCGTCCTCGCCGGCCCTCCCAATGCGGGTAAGAGTCGGTTGTTCAACGCGCTCATGCGGGGCGAGCACGCCATCGTCTCGGCCCGGGCCGGCACCACCCGCGATTATCTGAACGGACTCTGCGACTGCGACGGCCTTGTGGTCGAGCTGGTCGACACCGCCGGAGTCGAGACGCCCGACGACGCCGTCACCGCCCAGGCCCAGAAGCTCCGGGCCGACGAGACCGACCGCGCCGACCTCGTCCTCTTGTGCGCCTCGGCCGACCTCGACGAGCCCATCGCCACGATCCAGGCCGACGACGACCGGCTTCTGCGGGTCTGGAACAAGAGCGATCTAGGCTCCC contains:
- a CDS encoding YidC/Oxa1 family insertase periplasmic-domain containing protein → MSNERRFALFAVVTFGWLVGGQYLLQALGLASATKKAPANVAKAAEDAAKKAFDEKKAERPKPDEAQGVAKAKDQLAPEKKADADKPKVALVPPGELVMGSLADKSPTGYHLEVQLEQKGAGVDSVFSSQFDADFEARKNPHKPLALIRRDTAWPPSLALTLSPPDSFGQGAPLPLADREKAENEADAPAAPPSEDLLDAQLWEVVRDNEGRAVRPLKRDAEAGKPAVEGQAVVFKTVADNGVVVTKTFRLWQAADGFEVELRFESPDKERSFVYNLFGPHGILIEGDWYTTTFRDVFFGTTDKGASGLETYSADVVAKDPAKATSTSLPLRFTGIENQYFAILAAPVPTPKTQEERLERETKAVLLHRDPALHKSDVGVRITSKPVVVGPNLAHTHTFNVFAGPKTSEALAPYGAEDLASYRKSWIPAAPWIARVLITPTLSFTYKITEVVGKFFGGSRGNAGVAIILLTLMVKMMMFPLGRKQALMAQRSQQLQPYLKEIQEKYKEDKERLTKETFALYKKHGVNPVSGCLPALIQLPIFVGLWQALNTSISLRHAPFLWINNLAAPDMLFKFPFEITFLGWWFNLLPIIVVAVMLVQTKLFSPPATTPEAEMQQKTMKYMMVFMAVMFYKVPAGLGLYFITSSLWSIGERLLLPKITHEAPPAPDKGDEGSNGSAPATPKPPSGIAKFWTRILDEARKDPTYRKMVDDRDGGAGSKSKDRPNGANDRRDRDRGKPRARPGRK
- a CDS encoding tRNA modification GTPase, giving the protein MLSAFDPEDTIAATASPPGAGLRGLVRLSGPAAWRIALGGFKPENPGPPRRSPQVVAGVYRLPGLRPPLPASVALWPGPRTYTGQELAEIHAPGSPPLLALLLGHCLDRGARHAQPGEFTLRAFLSGRIDLTRAEAVLGVIDARNQGQLDAALEQLAGGLSTPITALRDRLLDLLAHLEANLDFVDEADVDPLARAELADELDDGAKTLDLLAGRLGSRDRSAGHPRVVLAGPPNAGKSRLFNALMRGEHAIVSARAGTTRDYLNGLCDCDGLVVELVDTAGVETPDDAVTAQAQKLRADETDRADLVLLCASADLDEPIATIQADDDRLLRVWNKSDLGSPPGDGDWLATSAAAGDGIAALRSAVARAIRGQHREGDLATTTSARCRDSLIQAAAALRDASATILDGGGDELVALDLRLGLDELGKVTGAIVTDDVLDRIFRRFCIGK
- a CDS encoding metallophosphoesterase family protein yields the protein MRRALISDIHGNLEALETVLSDIEAQGIKEIYCLGDIIGYGPNPRECIDRVIDNCQVTLLGNHDQGAMFDPDGFNIGAERAIFWTRGQLENAVDRSNNERRWEFLGDLPRSHRQPPFLFVHGSPRNPLSEYIFPEDIYNHRKMDRLFQLVDQYCFQGHTHVPGVFTESFQFFAPEEIDNEYTLGEGKLLINVGSVGQPRDGDPRACYVILDDGRPNGGEADSNAANGPGPGPGQSPRITYRRVAYDFEKTIQKIYAVAELEPFLGDRLRQGR